A single window of Rana temporaria chromosome 1, aRanTem1.1, whole genome shotgun sequence DNA harbors:
- the LOC120919554 gene encoding E3 ubiquitin/ISG15 ligase TRIM25-like, translated as MASSHLKENLECSVCLNIYTDPVTLKCGHNFCRDCIGRVLDTQGGSGGYSCPECREKFMKCPVLQKNITLCPISENLQTTQGDRDKTGISCTYCFHTPVPAVISCLHCEASLCDDHLRVHSKSPEHVLCDVTTSPENRRCSVHNKILAYYCTEDSSCICMSCRLDGEHCGHQVETLDEASEKKKKKLRNVLQRLMTEREEMEKRVQSLEEHRRKVQGKADETESASVLFRDLRRRLEDLKRRVLREISGQTEWVFLSLSDIIQDLETKKEELSRKMGDIEELCNMTDPLTVLQESDTGDLCDTEDGDDRARRDKLFHDGWDLDVAGTSHTGLSDIMSGVNVEKCPGTHICPHSTTKGKGHTNAEPSRKRPPPTPILQPSRRCPQPSPTIQLSHHQAGGPNIGGVQQTLGVLGVTDIFLDERTAGNYLHISDDGKTASWSSNRKNHPGTPKRFRCSQVISGQRFYSGRHYWEVDVGGAVYWTVGMCYPSTDRGGRQSLIGYNKKSWGLGRGWGNRYSVIHDNNEVPLTGDVPSNRVRIDLDFEAGRISFYDLCDPIRLLHTFTTTFTEPLHAAIYIGGLEGCIKICGGDQM; from the coding sequence ATGGCGTCTTCTCATCTGAAGGAGAATCTGGAATGTTCCGTCTGTCTAAACATTTATACGGATCCTGTAACCCTGAAATGtggacacaacttctgccgggACTGTATTGGTCGTGTGTTGGATACACAGGGAGGATCTGGAGGATATTCATGTCCTGAATGTAGAGAAAAATTCATGAAATGTCCCGTCCTTCAGAAGAACATTACTCTGTGTCCGATATCGGAGAACCTCCAGACTACACAGGGTGATCGGGACAAAACCGGGATCTCCTGTACTTACTGTTTTCACACTCCTGTACCTGCTGTCATATCCTGTCTGCATTGTGAAGCTTCTCTGTGTGACGATCACCTGAGAGTCCACAGCAAGTCACCCGAACACGTCTTATGTGACGTCACCACTTCCCCCGAGAACAGGAGATGCTCCGTCCATAACAAGATCCTGGcgtattactgcactgaggactcCTCCTGTATCTGTATGTCGTGCAGACTAGATGGAGAACATTGTGGCCACCAGGTGGAGACTCTGGATGAGGCCTccgagaagaaaaagaagaaactgaggaatgttctgcagagacTGATGACCGAGAGAGAGGAGATGGAGAAACGAGTCCAGAGTCTGGAGGAGCACAGGAGGAAAGTACAAGGAAAAGCAGATGAAACGGAGAGCGCCTCTGTCCTGTTCAGAGACCTCAGGAGACGTCTGGAAGACCTGAAGAGGAGAGTCCTGAGGGAGATCTCCGGGCAGACAGAGTGGGTCTTTCTGTCATTGTCTGATATAATCCAGGATCTGGAAacaaagaaggaggagctgtccaggaagatgggggacattgaggagctgtgtaacatgacggaTCCACTGACTGTCCTCCAGGAATCGgacacaggtgacttgtgtgatacggaggatggagatgacagggcgAGACGTGATAAACTCTTCCATGATGGATGGGATCTGGATGTGGCGGGGACTTCACACACAGGTTTATCTGATATCATGTCTGGGGTAAATGTAGAGAAATGTCCAGGCACGCATATCTGTCCACATTCTACTACAAAGGGCAAAGGCCACACCAATGCTGAACCATCCAGGAAAcgccccccacccacccccatcTTGCAACCATCCAGGAGATGTCCCCAACCCTCCCCCACCATACAACTCTCACACCACCAGGCTGGAGGACCAAATATTGGGGGTGTACAGCAAACTTTGGGGGTGTTGGGGGTTACAGACATATTCCTGGATGAGAGGACAGCTGGTAATTATCTACATATATCAGATGACGGGAAAACTGCGTCCTGGTCATCCAATAGAAAGAATCACCCAGGAACACCAAAGAGATTTCGTTGTTCTCAGGTGATAAGCGGTCAGAGGTTCTActcagggagacattactgggaagtggatgtcgGGGGGGCAGTGTACTGGACAGTCGGGATGTGTTACCCCAGTACAGACAGGGGAGGACGCCAGTCGCTGATTGGATACAATAAGAAGTCTTGGGGgttggggagggggtggggtaatCGGTACTCTGTGATACATGACAATAATGAGGTCCCATTAACTGGCGATGTCCccagtaacagagtcaggataGATCTGGATTTCGAGGCCGGGCGgatctccttttatgatctgtgtgacccgatccgactcctccacaccttcaccaccaccttcactgagcccctccatgctgcgATATATATAGGTGGATTAGAAGGTTGTATAAAGATATGTGGGGGGGATCAGATGTGA